The following are from one region of the Candidatus Polarisedimenticolia bacterium genome:
- a CDS encoding HAD-IA family hydrolase encodes MSGAGRECIRLISFDVGGTLIHPDPPVGAVYAEVLTRRGLPCREAEVERAFEESWEAASGGVAEAEERYSRAPHGERGYWRDLLSDTVRRLGGSLVPPGAADELFERFAHAECWKVYPEVFDTLAALKRRGLEMAVVSNWDSRLPALLRELGLRRHFGPLIVSAIEGAEKPDARLFRLAADRAGVRPAEVLHVGDRLREDVQGAFGAGFAGLAIDRSAAGGEALDKVLDWLDAPFPAIREVPP; translated from the coding sequence ATGAGCGGCGCGGGAAGGGAGTGCATTCGCCTGATCAGCTTCGACGTGGGCGGGACGCTCATCCACCCCGATCCTCCCGTCGGCGCTGTTTATGCGGAGGTGCTTACCCGCCGCGGCCTCCCTTGCCGGGAGGCGGAGGTCGAGCGCGCCTTCGAAGAGTCGTGGGAGGCGGCCTCCGGCGGCGTCGCGGAGGCGGAAGAGAGGTACAGCCGCGCGCCGCACGGCGAGCGGGGCTACTGGCGCGACCTGCTTTCAGACACCGTGCGGCGGTTGGGGGGCTCGCTGGTCCCACCCGGAGCGGCGGACGAGCTCTTCGAGCGGTTTGCGCACGCCGAGTGCTGGAAGGTCTATCCTGAAGTGTTCGATACGCTCGCCGCCCTAAAGCGGCGCGGCCTGGAAATGGCGGTGGTTTCCAACTGGGACAGCAGGCTTCCGGCGCTGCTGCGGGAGCTGGGCCTGAGGCGCCACTTCGGGCCGCTGATTGTCTCCGCCATCGAAGGGGCCGAGAAGCCCGATGCGCGTCTCTTTCGCCTGGCGGCCGACCGCGCCGGCGTGCGTCCCGCCGAGGTGCTGCACGTCGGGGACCGGCTGCGGGAGGACGTGCAGGGCGCGTTCGGCGCCGGGTTCGCCGGATTGGCTATCGATCGATCCGCCGCGGGCGGGGAGGCACTCGACAAGGTGCTCGACTGGCTGGATGCGCCTTTTCCGGCAATCCGTGAGGTGCCCCCATGA
- the queD gene encoding 6-carboxytetrahydropterin synthase QueD — MILSKRFRFEAAHRLPRYEGPCFDLHGHSYELHVTLEMPVDPESGMTLDFFHLEDVVRERVLSRLDHKNINDTLDNPTAENIAIWIWNELKPVFPAMIEIKLHETQDSSVTYRGE, encoded by the coding sequence ATGATTCTGAGCAAGCGCTTCCGTTTCGAGGCGGCGCACCGGCTGCCGCGCTATGAAGGACCCTGTTTTGATCTCCACGGCCACAGCTATGAGCTGCACGTGACGCTGGAGATGCCGGTGGATCCGGAGTCGGGGATGACCCTCGACTTCTTCCACCTGGAGGACGTGGTCCGCGAACGGGTCCTTTCCCGGCTCGATCACAAGAACATCAACGACACGCTCGACAACCCGACCGCCGAGAACATCGCCATCTGGATCTGGAACGAGCTGAAGCCCGTCTTTCCGGCGATGATCGAGATCAAGCTGCACGAGACCCAGGACAGCTCCGTGACCTATCGAGGAGAGTAG
- the moaA gene encoding GTP 3',8-cyclase MoaA, protein MSFPLVDGYGRVHRSLRLSVTDRCNFRCPYCMPEEKVVFLPRGELLSYEEFETLVRVGRRLGIREVRITGGEPLVRRDVPALVSRLAAIEGIEDLSLTTNAFHLEELAVPLKEAGLRRINVSLDTLRAERFRLLSGADGLPRVLRGIAAAREAGLAPIKVNAVLLRGVNEDEALDLVAWALAEGVSFRFIELMPIGGGPMRGAEHLVPGAEVKRRLDEVYRLVPLRDGDDSSPARTYRIVEGGGEVGFINPVTEPFCMRCDRVRITAEGKIRNCLFDRGELDLRGPLRAGASPEELESIWCEAVRRKGPGGCLDLSAESEPGGSRRMWQIGG, encoded by the coding sequence ATGAGCTTTCCCCTGGTCGACGGATACGGCCGCGTCCACCGCAGTCTGCGCCTGTCGGTCACCGATCGCTGCAATTTCAGGTGCCCGTACTGCATGCCGGAGGAGAAGGTCGTCTTCCTGCCGCGGGGCGAGCTGCTCAGCTATGAGGAGTTCGAGACGCTGGTGCGCGTGGGACGGCGCCTGGGAATTCGGGAAGTGCGCATCACCGGCGGGGAGCCCCTGGTGCGCCGCGACGTTCCCGCGCTGGTGAGCAGGCTCGCGGCAATCGAGGGGATTGAGGATTTGAGCCTGACGACCAACGCTTTCCACCTCGAGGAGCTGGCCGTCCCGCTGAAGGAAGCGGGGCTGCGGCGGATCAACGTCAGTCTCGACACGCTCCGCGCCGAGCGGTTCCGCCTGCTGTCGGGGGCGGACGGTCTGCCGCGCGTGCTGCGCGGCATCGCGGCGGCGCGGGAAGCGGGATTGGCGCCGATTAAGGTGAACGCGGTGCTGCTGCGCGGCGTCAACGAGGACGAGGCCTTGGACCTGGTTGCCTGGGCGCTCGCCGAAGGCGTTTCCTTCCGCTTTATCGAGCTGATGCCGATCGGCGGCGGGCCGATGCGCGGCGCCGAGCATCTGGTGCCGGGGGCCGAGGTGAAGCGGCGCCTGGATGAGGTTTACCGGCTGGTTCCCCTGCGGGACGGCGATGACTCTTCTCCCGCCCGCACTTACCGGATCGTGGAAGGGGGAGGCGAAGTCGGTTTCATCAATCCCGTCACCGAGCCTTTCTGCATGCGCTGCGACCGGGTCCGCATCACCGCCGAAGGAAAGATCCGGAATTGCCTGTTCGATCGCGGCGAGCTGGATCTGCGCGGGCCGCTGCGGGCCGGAGCCTCTCCGGAGGAGCTGGAGTCGATCTGGTGCGAAGCCGTGCGCCGCAAAGGGCCCGGAGGCTGCCTCGATCTGAGCGCCGAGTCGGAGCCGGGGGGCTCTCGCCGCATGTGGCAGATCGGGGGCTAG
- a CDS encoding HEAT repeat domain-containing protein — MSDSPSGGPAAGGEARSDASVVTQFFVLPLLVVAGLVGIFLLFTMATRSKPTKEEHLKTLQSGRFNQRWQAAFELSNLLKEKRGKVDAEFGGELLRVFEASLANPDDDPRVQRYLALALGDAGWLGAAPSLVKAATSAEDHETRLYALWSLGQLQAPEAAGVLVAALSDKDSAVRSVSAFGLGRLAAPEALEEVRGLLEDPVAEVRWNAALALARNGDPMGEPILIQMLDRKYLSEFSTLDAEEQRNLILNALRGLKQLKTLDLEEKLQRLATQDPDPAVRKAASSWTEVPSGT, encoded by the coding sequence GTGAGCGACTCCCCATCCGGCGGACCCGCCGCCGGCGGAGAAGCGCGCAGCGACGCGAGCGTAGTCACCCAGTTCTTCGTCCTCCCGCTCCTGGTGGTCGCGGGTCTGGTTGGCATCTTTCTCCTTTTCACGATGGCCACTCGCTCCAAGCCGACCAAGGAGGAGCATCTCAAGACCCTGCAGAGCGGGCGATTCAACCAGCGCTGGCAGGCTGCCTTCGAGCTCTCCAACCTTCTGAAGGAGAAGAGGGGAAAGGTCGACGCCGAGTTCGGAGGAGAGCTCCTCCGGGTCTTCGAAGCCTCCCTGGCGAATCCGGACGATGACCCCAGGGTGCAGCGCTATCTGGCGCTGGCACTTGGGGATGCCGGCTGGCTCGGAGCCGCCCCGTCTCTGGTCAAGGCGGCGACCTCAGCGGAGGACCATGAGACCCGGCTATATGCACTGTGGAGCCTTGGGCAGCTGCAGGCCCCGGAAGCTGCCGGGGTCCTGGTCGCAGCGCTTTCCGACAAGGACTCGGCAGTACGCTCCGTTTCGGCCTTCGGTCTGGGCCGTCTGGCGGCGCCGGAGGCGTTGGAGGAGGTCAGAGGGCTGCTGGAAGATCCGGTGGCGGAGGTCCGCTGGAATGCCGCGTTGGCGCTGGCGAGGAACGGCGACCCGATGGGAGAACCGATACTAATTCAGATGTTGGATCGAAAATACCTGAGCGAATTTTCCACACTCGATGCCGAAGAGCAAAGGAACCTCATATTGAATGCGCTGCGCGGATTGAAGCAGCTGAAAACACTTGATTTGGAAGAAAAACTGCAGCGTCTGGCAACGCAGGATCCAGATCCAGCCGTCCGCAAAGCGGCGTCGAGCTGGACCGAAGTCCCCTCCGGGACCTGA
- a CDS encoding iron-sulfur cluster assembly scaffold protein: MSLHPEYSQKLLDHYRSPRNVGEIEGADAIVTVGNPGHGDVLKLSLRIDGGKVAEARFKSFGCAVAIAAGSVTTEIVQGMRLEDLTGVTNSQVAEALGGVPEGKMECSVLAERAIREAVAMVRGRPEEGAGP, translated from the coding sequence GTGAGCCTGCACCCCGAATACTCGCAGAAGCTCCTGGATCATTACCGCAGCCCCCGGAACGTCGGAGAGATCGAAGGGGCGGATGCCATCGTGACCGTCGGCAATCCCGGCCATGGCGATGTCCTCAAATTGAGCCTCCGGATCGATGGGGGAAAGGTTGCCGAGGCGAGATTCAAGAGCTTCGGCTGCGCCGTGGCCATCGCGGCGGGCTCCGTGACCACCGAGATCGTCCAGGGAATGCGTCTCGAGGATCTTACGGGCGTCACCAACTCGCAGGTGGCCGAGGCACTTGGGGGTGTCCCGGAAGGAAAGATGGAGTGCTCGGTGCTTGCCGAGCGCGCCATCCGGGAGGCGGTTGCAATGGTCCGGGGTCGTCCTGAGGAGGGCGCCGGGCCTTAA
- a CDS encoding methyltransferase domain-containing protein, which produces MRQIEQTFDEVTPGYEQIFPRVSLRYREIHEVMLYFLTSLGRDFIDIVELGVGGGELTTEVLKRFPEAGVEAIDLSPKMLEVAGQKLLPYKDRVNLIHSDFGTYEFMREYDLAISSMAMHHLPDKDKLKLMKSIHRSLKEEGVFLFGDLIQSPSSYLDKKFFRIWKNYLRFNGLSKDEIDSKVKIQLNNDLPATLPELLHWMKEAGFRDVDCLWKYFNHAVVVGIK; this is translated from the coding sequence GTGCGCCAGATCGAACAGACTTTCGACGAGGTTACTCCGGGATACGAGCAGATTTTCCCGCGCGTCTCGCTTCGTTACCGGGAAATCCATGAGGTGATGCTCTATTTCCTCACTTCGTTGGGCAGGGATTTCATCGACATCGTCGAGCTGGGAGTGGGCGGAGGCGAGCTTACCACCGAGGTGCTGAAGCGCTTTCCCGAAGCCGGGGTCGAGGCGATCGACCTGTCGCCGAAGATGCTGGAGGTGGCGGGGCAGAAGCTGCTCCCCTACAAGGATCGGGTGAACCTGATCCACTCCGATTTCGGCACCTACGAGTTCATGCGGGAATACGATCTCGCCATCTCCTCGATGGCGATGCACCACCTGCCGGACAAGGACAAGCTCAAGCTGATGAAGAGCATTCATCGCTCCCTGAAGGAGGAGGGCGTGTTCCTGTTCGGCGATCTGATCCAGTCGCCGTCTTCTTACCTCGACAAGAAGTTCTTCCGCATCTGGAAGAACTACCTCCGCTTCAACGGGCTGTCGAAGGACGAGATCGATTCCAAGGTCAAGATCCAGCTCAACAACGATCTGCCGGCGACCCTTCCGGAGCTGCTGCACTGGATGAAGGAAGCAGGCTTCCGTGACGTCGACTGCCTGTGGAAGTACTTCAACCACGCGGTGGTGGTGGGGATCAAGTAG
- the nuoI gene encoding NADH-quinone oxidoreductase subunit NuoI — MLVQRPRSLTLGERVYLPGILKGMWLTFRHMFRKKVTMQYPEEKWKVPEYYRGVPALVSDQNGRTKCVACYLCQWVCPPRAITIQAQELPSSNVEKGPREFEINMLRCIMCGYCEEVCPEEAIFMSKEYELTGRSRQELIFGKEKLLKIGGKRPDPVQKWAHK, encoded by the coding sequence TTGCTCGTCCAGCGGCCCCGCTCCCTCACCCTTGGCGAGCGGGTCTATCTGCCCGGAATCCTCAAGGGGATGTGGCTGACCTTCCGGCACATGTTCCGCAAGAAGGTCACCATGCAGTACCCCGAGGAGAAGTGGAAGGTCCCCGAGTATTACCGGGGAGTCCCCGCCCTGGTCTCCGATCAGAATGGCCGCACCAAGTGCGTCGCGTGCTACCTCTGCCAGTGGGTATGCCCGCCCAGGGCCATCACCATCCAGGCCCAGGAGCTCCCTTCGAGCAACGTGGAAAAGGGGCCGCGCGAGTTCGAAATCAACATGCTGCGCTGCATCATGTGCGGGTACTGCGAGGAGGTCTGTCCGGAAGAAGCGATCTTCATGAGCAAGGAATATGAATTGACGGGACGCAGCCGCCAGGAGCTGATCTTCGGCAAGGAAAAGCTCCTCAAGATTGGCGGCAAGCGGCCCGATCCGGTGCAGAAATGGGCTCACAAGTAA
- a CDS encoding NADH-quinone oxidoreductase subunit B family protein encodes MGSQVSGGAGAAGASADPYGPGAADDSLQQTLFTTRLNDLVSWSRKNSLWPMPMGLACCAIEMMAVVGPRFDLARFGAEALRFSPRQADLMIVAGTVSKKMAPAVKKVFDQMPEPKWVIAMGACASSGGMFHSYSTVQGVDEIIPVDIYIPGCPPRPEALIAGILEIQKKITAEKP; translated from the coding sequence ATGGGCTCACAAGTAAGCGGCGGGGCGGGCGCCGCAGGCGCCTCGGCCGATCCCTACGGACCGGGAGCCGCGGACGACTCTCTGCAGCAGACTCTCTTCACCACCCGACTGAACGATCTCGTCTCCTGGTCGCGCAAGAACTCCCTGTGGCCGATGCCGATGGGACTGGCCTGCTGCGCCATCGAGATGATGGCGGTCGTCGGTCCCCGCTTCGACCTGGCCCGCTTCGGGGCCGAGGCGCTCCGCTTCTCCCCCCGGCAGGCTGATCTGATGATCGTCGCCGGCACCGTGTCGAAGAAGATGGCCCCGGCGGTCAAGAAAGTCTTTGACCAGATGCCGGAGCCGAAATGGGTGATCGCCATGGGGGCCTGCGCCTCATCGGGCGGCATGTTCCACTCCTACAGCACCGTTCAGGGGGTGGACGAGATCATCCCGGTGGACATCTACATTCCCGGCTGTCCGCCGCGCCCCGAAGCCCTGATCGCGGGCATCCTGGAAATCCAGAAGAAGATTACCGCCGAGAAGCCATGA
- a CDS encoding SAM-dependent methyltransferase, which produces MSSSPPLPLAGEEVDLRLLEVLHDRILHQGPISFAEFMELALYHPELGYYARPEDPVGAEPGRDFYTAPTCHPAFGALVGRQVAECLQRVGGSRRQWVEFGPGSGAMAAAILAELRSLGLGEAAGIEAVLVEANPHRRAWQRRLLESSGPLDGVIWMTPSEWERESPRMRGCLLANELLDALPVHRYRCEAGEIRELKVGWDDGPVEVSSSTNLPPGPFEGPPSPSEGQEWEVGTAIRRWLEISASRLERGYLLLLDYGHLSPEIYSPRRRRGTLMAYHRHRVSEDYLARVGRQDLTAHVNFSSVLEAAARCGLSARGPIPQGRFLMALGAMEFLSGGQSWNGLEEFRSRKTLQELILPGGMGESHQVLVLATPACDLDLQGLRPPGRWPLPCGTAT; this is translated from the coding sequence ATGAGCTCCTCCCCACCACTTCCCCTCGCCGGAGAAGAGGTCGATCTCCGCCTCCTGGAAGTCCTTCACGACCGCATCCTGCATCAGGGCCCCATTTCATTCGCCGAATTCATGGAGCTCGCCCTGTACCACCCCGAGCTCGGGTACTACGCCCGGCCCGAGGACCCGGTAGGTGCCGAGCCGGGCAGGGATTTCTACACCGCCCCCACGTGCCACCCGGCCTTCGGCGCCTTGGTGGGAAGGCAGGTGGCCGAATGTCTCCAGCGCGTCGGAGGATCCCGGCGCCAATGGGTGGAGTTCGGTCCCGGCTCGGGCGCCATGGCAGCAGCCATCCTGGCGGAGCTGCGTTCCTTGGGCCTGGGAGAGGCCGCGGGGATTGAAGCGGTTCTGGTGGAGGCCAATCCTCATCGCCGCGCCTGGCAGAGGCGGCTGCTCGAATCCTCCGGACCGCTCGACGGAGTTATCTGGATGACCCCGTCGGAGTGGGAGCGCGAAAGCCCCAGGATGCGCGGATGCCTCCTGGCCAACGAGCTGCTCGACGCTTTGCCGGTGCACCGCTATCGCTGCGAGGCAGGAGAGATCCGCGAGCTGAAAGTCGGATGGGATGACGGACCGGTGGAAGTCTCGAGCTCCACGAATCTCCCGCCAGGCCCTTTCGAAGGGCCTCCCAGCCCTTCCGAGGGACAGGAATGGGAAGTCGGGACGGCAATCAGGCGCTGGCTGGAGATCTCGGCCAGCCGGCTGGAGCGCGGCTACCTCCTGCTGCTGGATTACGGGCACCTCTCTCCCGAGATCTATTCGCCCCGCCGCCGGCGCGGCACGCTGATGGCCTACCATCGTCACCGGGTCTCGGAAGACTACCTGGCCCGCGTCGGCCGGCAGGATCTGACGGCCCATGTGAATTTCTCCTCCGTCCTCGAGGCCGCCGCGCGCTGCGGACTGTCGGCCCGCGGACCGATCCCGCAGGGGCGCTTCCTGATGGCGCTGGGAGCGATGGAATTCCTCTCCGGCGGGCAATCCTGGAACGGCCTGGAGGAGTTTCGGTCGCGCAAGACGCTGCAGGAGCTCATCCTCCCCGGGGGAATGGGGGAGAGCCACCAGGTCCTGGTCCTGGCGACACCGGCGTGCGACCTGGACTTGCAGGGGCTGCGCCCGCCCGGGCGCTGGCCTCTTCCCTGCGGCACGGCGACCTAG
- a CDS encoding electron transfer flavoprotein-ubiquinone oxidoreductase: MEREVLEVDVLFVGGGPACLAGAYRLAQLVKNHNEIAASGGEKRLEPSIALIEKGPDIGSHAFSGAVLDPAALAELIPDYREKGAPVQPVLKDEVSLLSRSRRFRLPIIPPPLQNHGNYIISLGQLAKWLAAQLEEMGGVDLLPGFGGREVLYEGNRIVGVRTGDKGIDKHGAHKVNFEPGIDIRAKVTIFGEGPRGTLVKAMTAKLGLEEGRSPQVYSTGVKELWSIPAGRGIHGLVSHTMGFPLDNSTFGGGFLYGLSEDRLAVGLVVGLDYRNPTLDLHHEFQRFKQHPYLAALLEGGKVVSYGAKAIPEGGYYAVPKLALDGGLIVGDSGGLLNAMRLKGIHLAMKSGMLAAETVFEVLRRGGEGAAAELQSYEKRLGDSMVMSELYRVRNFHQGFEHGLWAGLLNSGLQMITGGRGLREQRRFPGGHERMRKLRDYFAGEVPALEETRVRFDGVTTFDKLTDVYYSGTKHEEDQPPHLLVADTDLCRTRCAQEYGNPCQHFCPAKVYEMVDAGDGHGKRLQINASNCVHCKTCDIMDPYQVITWVPPEGGGGPRYQDL; the protein is encoded by the coding sequence GTGGAACGGGAAGTCCTGGAAGTCGATGTTCTCTTCGTGGGCGGCGGGCCGGCCTGCCTGGCCGGCGCCTATCGGCTGGCCCAGCTGGTGAAAAACCACAACGAAATCGCTGCTTCCGGCGGCGAGAAGCGGCTGGAGCCGAGCATCGCCCTGATTGAGAAGGGACCCGACATCGGCTCGCACGCCTTTTCCGGGGCCGTTCTGGATCCGGCGGCGCTGGCGGAGCTGATTCCCGACTATCGGGAGAAAGGCGCTCCGGTGCAGCCGGTCCTCAAGGACGAGGTCTCGCTACTGTCCCGCTCGCGGCGCTTCAGGCTCCCGATCATCCCGCCGCCGCTGCAGAATCATGGCAATTACATCATCTCCCTTGGACAACTGGCGAAGTGGCTGGCGGCGCAGCTCGAGGAGATGGGCGGGGTCGATCTCCTCCCCGGCTTCGGCGGCCGGGAAGTTCTCTACGAGGGCAATCGGATTGTGGGCGTGCGCACCGGCGACAAAGGAATCGACAAACACGGGGCGCACAAGGTGAATTTCGAGCCGGGGATCGATATCCGCGCCAAGGTGACGATATTCGGAGAAGGTCCCCGGGGGACGCTGGTCAAGGCCATGACGGCCAAGCTGGGGCTGGAAGAAGGAAGGAGCCCGCAGGTCTATTCGACCGGTGTCAAGGAGCTCTGGTCGATCCCGGCGGGGCGAGGCATTCACGGGCTGGTCTCCCACACCATGGGCTTTCCCCTGGACAATTCGACCTTCGGCGGCGGGTTCCTCTACGGGCTGTCGGAGGATCGCTTGGCGGTCGGCCTGGTCGTCGGACTCGACTACCGCAATCCGACGCTCGACCTGCACCACGAGTTCCAGCGCTTCAAGCAGCACCCCTACCTCGCGGCGCTCCTCGAGGGAGGCAAGGTCGTTTCCTACGGGGCGAAGGCGATTCCGGAAGGAGGCTACTACGCGGTGCCGAAGCTGGCGCTGGACGGAGGCCTGATCGTCGGCGATTCCGGAGGATTGCTGAACGCGATGCGCCTGAAGGGAATCCATCTCGCGATGAAATCGGGGATGCTCGCCGCCGAGACGGTGTTCGAGGTGCTGCGCCGGGGAGGGGAGGGCGCGGCGGCGGAGCTGCAATCCTACGAGAAGCGCCTGGGCGACAGCATGGTGATGAGCGAGCTGTACCGGGTCCGCAACTTCCACCAGGGCTTCGAGCACGGTTTGTGGGCCGGGCTGCTCAATTCCGGCCTGCAGATGATCACCGGCGGGCGCGGGCTGCGCGAGCAGCGCAGGTTCCCCGGAGGCCACGAGCGCATGCGCAAACTCCGGGATTATTTCGCGGGGGAAGTCCCGGCGCTCGAGGAGACGCGGGTCCGCTTCGACGGGGTGACCACCTTCGACAAGCTCACCGACGTCTATTACTCGGGCACCAAGCACGAGGAGGATCAGCCGCCGCACCTGCTGGTGGCCGACACCGATCTCTGCCGGACCCGCTGCGCGCAGGAGTACGGAAACCCTTGCCAGCACTTCTGCCCTGCCAAGGTCTACGAGATGGTGGACGCCGGGGACGGCCACGGCAAGCGCCTGCAGATCAACGCCTCCAACTGCGTCCACTGCAAGACCTGCGACATCATGGATCCCTACCAGGTGATAACCTGGGTGCCGCCCGAGGGGGGCGGCG